The Xiphophorus couchianus chromosome 14, X_couchianus-1.0, whole genome shotgun sequence genome includes a region encoding these proteins:
- the LOC114156893 gene encoding uncharacterized protein LOC114156893 isoform X3, which yields MNHFVYDSLRDMGIYIPKDQADCLYCGDGWFCFFHQEQDLTVRRNRPTTAFQKLKMDRFLRETLRDMGIYIPKDQADCVYCGGGWFCFFHRQQQDRRVDQTEDLRVDQPEDLRLDQPQDLRLDQPQDLRLDQPQDLRTPTETEPTTEETLPIPSTSSYIEAIPKDETLTSDDVISTSKTFAGLRKFYASTPLTLADPVLIEIPERNPLITVRLDFYSDEMRELIAHISRRALTEATETLGPEVSPDRVFTERSSTTDVDQQVYCTTFIGSFKQKAGRAYHKIDEYTASIFGRAVMPSPKVGLATVLVIPLLVGGLLKLTKSRLWR from the coding sequence ATGAATCACTTTGTTTACGATAGTCTTCGAGACATGGGAATTTATATTCCCAAAGATCAAGCTGATTGTTTATACTGtggagacggttggttctgctTCTTCCACCAAGAACAGGACCTCACGGTGAGACGCAACAGACCGACCACTgcatttcaaaaactgaaaatggatCGCTTCCTTAGAGAAACTCTTCGAGATATGGGAATTTATATTCCCAAAGATCAAGCTGACTGTGTCTACTGTGGAGGAGGTTGGTTCTGCTTTTTCCACAGGCAACAACAAGACCGCAGGGTGGACCAAACAGAGGACCTCAGGGTGGACCAACCAGAGGACCTCAGGTTGGACCAACCACAGGACCTCAGGTTGGACCAACCACAGGACCTCAGGTTGGACCAACCACAGGACCTCAGAACCCCGACAGAAACAGAACCAACTACTGAAGAGACCCTACCGATTCCTAGTACAAGTTCTTATATTGAAGCCATACCAAAAGATGAGACACTGACCAGCGATGATGTTATCAGCACTAGTAAAACATTTGCAGGACTCAGGAAGTTTTATGCAAGCACCCCATTAACTTTAGCAGATCCTGTTTTGATTGAAATACCAgaaagaaatcctttaatcaccGTAAGGTTGGATTTTTATTCTGACGAGATGAGGGAATTAATCGCTCATATCAGTCGTCGAGCCTTGACTGAGGCGACAGAAACTCTGGGACCAGAAGTTTCACCTGACCGTGTTTTTACAGAACGTTCTTCCACCACCGATGTGGATCAACAGGTTTATTGCACCACTTTTATTGGGTCTTTCAAGCAAAAGGCAGGAAGAGCTTATCACAAAATTGATGAATATACTGCATCTATCTTTGGAAGAGCTGTGATGCCGTCTCCTAAAGTGGGCCTGGCAACCGTTCTGGTGATCCCACTACTGGTCGGTGGGCTcctaaaactgacaaaaagtcGTCTTTGGCGCTAG
- the LOC114156893 gene encoding gastrula zinc finger protein XlCGF57.1-like isoform X1: MSSVPPQREFINEQVTPAGETFTEFKEINVKMEEEMEDQRRLMDFTRIPRIILHRIEWKEINVKMEEEMEDQRRLMDFTRIPRIILHRIEWKEINVKMEEEMEDQRRLMDFTRIPRIILHRIDFLQNFVCKEEDVLNELSNQKENSTLHQEDPEPLQIKQEQEEPEPLQIKQEPDNPEPLQIKQEPDNPEPLQIKQEPDNPEPLQIKQEPDNPELLQIKQEQEEPEHQEYKEEEKQLCISQDEEHLVLKQETDDILVNPSDVAKKMHKKAHPEKKKYSCKICDETFSRKSFLTKHMVIHTRKKPFTCSTCEKGYSQKRGLMYHMKTHTGEKPFKCVTCGKGHHQKSALKSHMRSHSVEKPFLCITCGKNFNDKTILENHMRIHMGGKPFSCTSCEKSFSNNQSLVVHMRIHTGEKPFSCMTCGRGFSQKGNLGIHMKGHTGEEPLSCTACGKRFLTKSCLNIHMRIHTGEKPFSCTTCEKRFAYKHTLTNHMRIHTGEKPFVCVICGKGFAQKGGLVTHTKGHMGERPFNCNTCGKRFSQSTLLATHMTTHMDEKHFSCGTCGKSYSKKKSLTYHIRIHTGERPFSCATCGKSFRGKSNLRYHMRTHTR; this comes from the exons CATCTTACACCGGATAG agtggaaagaaatcaacgttaagatggaggaagagatggaggatcagcgcagactgatggattttacCCGGATACCGAGGATCATCTTACACCGGATAG agtggaaagaaatcaacgttaagatggaggaagagatggaggatcagcgcagactgatggattttacCCGGATACCGAGGATCATCTTACACCGGATAG ATTTTCTCCAAAACTTTGTGTGTAAAGAGGAAGACGTTCTCAATGAGCTCAGCAACCAGAAAGAGAACTCCACTTTACATCAAGAAGatccagaacctctgcagataaaacaggagcaagaggaaccagaacctctgcagataaaacaggaGCCAGATAatccagaacctctgcagataaaacaggaGCCAGATAatccagaacctctgcagataaaacaggaGCCAGATAatccagaacctctgcagataaaacaggaGCCAGATAATCCAGAActtctgcagataaaacaggagcaagaggaaccagaacatcaagagtacaaagaggaagagaagcaacTCTGCATCAGTCAGGATGAAGAGCATCTTGTGCTGAAACAGGAGACTGATGACATTTTAGTGAATCCTTCtgatgtggcaaaaaaaatgcacaagaaAGCTcacccagagaaaaaaaagtattcttgtaaaatttgtgATGAAACCTTTTCTCGAAAGAGTTTCTTGACTAAACACATGGTAATTCACACAAGAAAAAAGCCTTTTACATGTTCAACCTGTGAAAAAGGTTACAGTCAAAAACGTGGTTTAATGTATCACATGAaaactcacacaggtgaaaaaCCGTTCAAATGTGTTACTTGTGGAAAAGGTCACCATCAAAAAAGTGCCTTAAAGAGTCACATGAGATCTCACTCAGTTGAGAAGCCTTTCTTGTGCATCACCTGTGGAAAAAATTTCAATGACAAAACAATCTTAGAGAATCACATGAGAATACACATGGGTGGGAAGCCTTTCTCGTGTACGTcctgtgaaaaaagtttttccaatAACCAAAGTTTAGttgttcacatgagaattcacacaggagagaagcctTTCTCGTGCATGACATGTGGACGAGGTTTCTCTCAAAAAGGTAATTTAGGTATTCACATGAAAGGTCATACCGGAGAGGAGCCTCTCTCATGCACTGCTTGCGGAAAACGTTTCCTTACCAAGTCTTGTTTAAACATtcatatgagaattcacacaggtgagaagcctttctcatgcaCAACCTGTGAAAAAAGATTTGCCTATAAACACACTTTAACcaatcacatgagaattcacacaggggAGAAGCCTTTCGTATGTGTAATCTGTGGGAAAGGTTTTGCTCAAAAAGGTGGTTTAGTCACACACACCAAAGGTCACATGGGTGAGAGGCCTTTCAACTGTAATACTTGTGGGAAACGTTTTAGTCAATCAACTCTTTTAGCTACTCACATGACAACACACATGGATGAGAAACACTTTTcgtgtgggacctgtggaaagagttacagtaaaaaaaagagtttaactTATCACAtaagaattcacacaggtgagaggcctttctCTTGTGccacttgtggaaaaagtttccgAGGCAAATCTAATTTACGTTATCACATGAGGACTCACACACGTTAG
- the LOC114156893 gene encoding gastrula zinc finger protein XlCGF57.1-like isoform X2: MQNPDFLQNFVCKEEDVLNELSNQKENSTLHQEDPEPLQIKQEQEEPEPLQIKQEPDNPEPLQIKQEPDNPEPLQIKQEPDNPEPLQIKQEPDNPELLQIKQEQEEPEHQEYKEEEKQLCISQDEEHLVLKQETDDILVNPSDVAKKMHKKAHPEKKKYSCKICDETFSRKSFLTKHMVIHTRKKPFTCSTCEKGYSQKRGLMYHMKTHTGEKPFKCVTCGKGHHQKSALKSHMRSHSVEKPFLCITCGKNFNDKTILENHMRIHMGGKPFSCTSCEKSFSNNQSLVVHMRIHTGEKPFSCMTCGRGFSQKGNLGIHMKGHTGEEPLSCTACGKRFLTKSCLNIHMRIHTGEKPFSCTTCEKRFAYKHTLTNHMRIHTGEKPFVCVICGKGFAQKGGLVTHTKGHMGERPFNCNTCGKRFSQSTLLATHMTTHMDEKHFSCGTCGKSYSKKKSLTYHIRIHTGERPFSCATCGKSFRGKSNLRYHMRTHTR; the protein is encoded by the exons ATGCAAAACCCTG ATTTTCTCCAAAACTTTGTGTGTAAAGAGGAAGACGTTCTCAATGAGCTCAGCAACCAGAAAGAGAACTCCACTTTACATCAAGAAGatccagaacctctgcagataaaacaggagcaagaggaaccagaacctctgcagataaaacaggaGCCAGATAatccagaacctctgcagataaaacaggaGCCAGATAatccagaacctctgcagataaaacaggaGCCAGATAatccagaacctctgcagataaaacaggaGCCAGATAATCCAGAActtctgcagataaaacaggagcaagaggaaccagaacatcaagagtacaaagaggaagagaagcaacTCTGCATCAGTCAGGATGAAGAGCATCTTGTGCTGAAACAGGAGACTGATGACATTTTAGTGAATCCTTCtgatgtggcaaaaaaaatgcacaagaaAGCTcacccagagaaaaaaaagtattcttgtaaaatttgtgATGAAACCTTTTCTCGAAAGAGTTTCTTGACTAAACACATGGTAATTCACACAAGAAAAAAGCCTTTTACATGTTCAACCTGTGAAAAAGGTTACAGTCAAAAACGTGGTTTAATGTATCACATGAaaactcacacaggtgaaaaaCCGTTCAAATGTGTTACTTGTGGAAAAGGTCACCATCAAAAAAGTGCCTTAAAGAGTCACATGAGATCTCACTCAGTTGAGAAGCCTTTCTTGTGCATCACCTGTGGAAAAAATTTCAATGACAAAACAATCTTAGAGAATCACATGAGAATACACATGGGTGGGAAGCCTTTCTCGTGTACGTcctgtgaaaaaagtttttccaatAACCAAAGTTTAGttgttcacatgagaattcacacaggagagaagcctTTCTCGTGCATGACATGTGGACGAGGTTTCTCTCAAAAAGGTAATTTAGGTATTCACATGAAAGGTCATACCGGAGAGGAGCCTCTCTCATGCACTGCTTGCGGAAAACGTTTCCTTACCAAGTCTTGTTTAAACATtcatatgagaattcacacaggtgagaagcctttctcatgcaCAACCTGTGAAAAAAGATTTGCCTATAAACACACTTTAACcaatcacatgagaattcacacaggggAGAAGCCTTTCGTATGTGTAATCTGTGGGAAAGGTTTTGCTCAAAAAGGTGGTTTAGTCACACACACCAAAGGTCACATGGGTGAGAGGCCTTTCAACTGTAATACTTGTGGGAAACGTTTTAGTCAATCAACTCTTTTAGCTACTCACATGACAACACACATGGATGAGAAACACTTTTcgtgtgggacctgtggaaagagttacagtaaaaaaaagagtttaactTATCACAtaagaattcacacaggtgagaggcctttctCTTGTGccacttgtggaaaaagtttccgAGGCAAATCTAATTTACGTTATCACATGAGGACTCACACACGTTAG